The following coding sequences lie in one Eriocheir sinensis breed Jianghai 21 chromosome 19, ASM2467909v1, whole genome shotgun sequence genomic window:
- the LOC127000778 gene encoding cholinesterase 1-like, producing MLRLLLLGVVAAAVAGEGGVQVTLSGGVFKGETLEAGGERKVFSFRGIPFAKPPVGALRFKDPVPSEPWEGVKESVAPPQCPQFDFEGLIGGGEMKVVGEEDCLYLHVYTPQLCGDEPLPVMVFLHGGGFFMGDPDLAGGSPLPLLTKDVVLVSPQYRLGTLGFLYTGDDVIPGNMGLKDQTLALRWVQENIRSFGGDPKRVTIYGESAGGASVHFQMLTPKAEGLFHRAIMHSGTALNPWAVRLDDPKRVAAGVGRQMECAGVEVDGRLDSVALLNCLQNVPASDLVMTSLQGETWNNFPFHMVPRVDGDYLPDYPANLVREGRYNKVDVISGVCRDEGAFFGLGALTTPAGEQLLSEFERFAAYSVGTDQDEEPYLLARRIFFHYLGAGNLTLTQSNIDRWIEMFGDVFFNMPHDLASQFHARDADYGHGVYMYQLDHRGQNSFTELAIRTNMTIDFKWVGHGDDLQYLSNSVFSVPPLERTDDLFLSEVMLRLWTTFAATGNPTPDLSLGFRWTPVTPTNLQYLSLTPTAKMRPDPRTENRAFYTDLPTRVNQLLFPEKFAAPSVAPRGGADARGHCHA from the exons ATGCTGAGGCTGCTCCTGctgggggtggtggcggcggcggtggcgggggagggcggtGTGCAGGTGACCCTCAGCGGCGGGGTTTTCAAGGGGGAGACGCTGGAGGCGGGCGGCGAGCGGAAAGTGTTCTCCTTCAGAGGGATTCCGTTCGCCAAGCCTCCCGTCGGCGCCCTCAGGTTCAAG GACCCGGTGCCTTCAGAGCCGTGGGAGGGCGTCAAGGAGAGCGTCGCGCCGCCCCAGTGTCCTCAGTTCGACTTCGAAGGTCTGATAGGGGGCGGGGAGATGAAGGTGGTGGGCGAGGAGGACTGCCTCTACCTGCACGTCTACACTCCACAG CTATGTGGTGACGAGCCTCTTCCCGTGATGGTCTTCCTCCACGGCGGCGGCTTCTTCATGGGGGACCCTGACTTGGCTGGAGGCTCCCCGCTGCCGCTGCTGACGAAGGACGTGGTGCTGGTGTCGCCGCAGTACCGTTTGGGGACGCTTG GCTTCCTCTACACCGGGGACGATGTGATTCCCGGCAACATGGGGCTCAAGGATCAGACACTGGCGCTCCGCTGGGTGCAGGAGAACATCAGGAGCTTCGGCGGCGACCCAAAGCGTGTGACGATCTACGGCGAGAGTGCCGGGGGCGCCTCCGTCCACTTCCAGATGCTGACGCCCAAAGCTGAAG GACTCTTCCACCGCGCCATCATGCACTCGGGCACCGCATTGAACCCCTGGGCAGTCCGTCTGGATGACCCCAAGCGCGTGGCAGCAGGTGTGGGCCGCCAGATGGAGTGCGCAGGTGTGGAGGTGGACGGTCGGCTGGACAGCGTGGCGCTCCTCAACTGTCTCCAGAACGTGCCTGCAAGCGACCTCGTGATGACATCTCTGCAAGGcgag ACTTGGAACAACTTCCCTTTCCACATGGTGCCGCGCGTGGACGGTGACTACCTGCCCGACTACCCCGCCAACCTGGTGCGGGAGGGGCGGTACAACAAGGTGGACGTCATCTCGGGGGTGTGCCGGGACGAGGGGGCCTTCTTCGGGCTGG gCGCCCTCACAACCCCGGCGGGGGAGCAGCTGTTGTCAGAGTTCGAGAGGTTCGCCGCCTACTCGGTGGGTACGGACCAGGACGAGGAGCCCTACCTCCTGGCGCGAAGGATCTTTTTCCACTACCTGGGCGCCGGGAACCTCACCTTGACGCAGAGCAACATTGACCGCTGGATTGAG ATGTTCGGGGACGTATTCTTCAATATGCCTCACGACCTCGCCTCGCAGTTCCACGCCCGTGACGCTGATTACGGCCACGGAGTCTACATGTACCAGCTGGACCACCGCGGCCAGAACAGCTTCACGGAACTGGCGATTAGAACGAACATGACGATTGACTTCAAGT GGGTGGGCCACGGGGACGACCTTCAGTACCTGTCCAATAGCGTGTTCAGCGTCCCGCCCCTGGAGCGCACCGACGACCTGTTTCTGAGCGAGGTGATGCTGAGGCTGTGGACGACCTTCGCGGCGACGGG gAACCCCACGCCAGACCTCTCCCTGGGCTTCCGTTGGACGCCGGTGACCCCGACCAACCTTCAATACCTGAGCCTGACCCCGACTGCCAAGATGAGGCCCGACCCGCGCACTGAG AATCGCGCCTTCTACACTGACCTGCCCACGAGGGTCAACCAGTTGCTGTTCCCGGAGAAGTTTGCGGCCCCGAGTGTGGCGCCCAGGGGGGGAGCGGACGCCCGGGGACACTGCCACGCCTAG